Within Bicyclus anynana chromosome 24, ilBicAnyn1.1, whole genome shotgun sequence, the genomic segment catatactatgataatttttttgattttgtattaataagtgaaagaagatttgacatttgacagttcacacttcacagcacagaacactactttatttgctgtctatgactaataaacctacttatatatcagtattcgttaatgattaactaaactaaatccagtctgtcgtgcgtattttcttcccttgtaatttttgttatttcgttttgttctcgtttcgttgttattgttaattatagtttatttgttgtttgtttactgtttttacccgactgcaagaagggttatgtttttcgcgcgtatcttgtatgtatgtatgtaatattctttattacctcatatcttccaaaccgttgaacggatttacgtaattcagataacgttagatttgttttaataacccaagtgttcttagataggtgaaattagaaaaaaaaaccaacaagacgactgtgagacgctatagaatcggggtgaagtttttttttgtgaatattgcaacatgcgaatcaaattcaagggatttttgtgagaatttcaaaatagtatatcatgaccatgtaaaaaaactacaattaggaaaacgttatttattaattctaatattaattaagtctatacataatacgcgaggcggacgactataatgtgcgaggtttatgaagtgtagttataaaacacctaaaatagactaaaagaaatatattgattataaaaatcggacaagtgcgagtcggattcggccaccgagggttgcgtagattttttgaatatttacttaatttcggttggacttaggtatacattatcgtactttgtaacaaacgtaaccaataaatccgaaattcaccatctatcgtaactaaaaagtgtgaaataaattaattaattaaacaaatataaaaacccggcataaatgatataaaaattgatcaaactaaagtcgggacctaataaaaaatgtagacgaaaatcattctattcaatataataggtcccgactgttttctaattgttttctacacttctggactgagctttttttttcttttcagtttttttatcatttatgcagtcgggttttttatcagtttaattaattaattttatttagtttagtacgaaaattagtgaaccggagcctggtactagccggagcagttattccgcgttgctattgtttccgtcaccaaaaaagaaacgtacgaatcaatcacccgtatcgtcctccgagaaaaccgttttgattaatgtgtttaaatatgtcgaggaaaccttatgcttgcttctacataataaagaaacaaaactataagagttctttattgcctacggaacccttaatataagtgaagcattatctgtttgataaataacaggatatattatataggaatatagaattaaaaaaatatttgtttatcacaggaagttttatttcatgataatattcgtaaataatgataaaatgttgagcacccctgagtcagctgtttttgtttgtttacatagtttaaaatacctactcaatttgaCTATAGTTATTTGCGAAATTGGTGTGCAAGACTATTTAGTTATTGGCAAAATTCTTGAAGCATAACCTTGACTTTTAGGATCAGTTATTGGCAAAATCTGAGAacattacttttactttaaagACTTGCTTTTGCCAAATATCTTTAGCACATGACCTTGACTGTTTATTGGCaaaatttgactttgacttttaggGTTCGTAAATTTCTTGACCTTTATCTGAGTATTACTCATGGAATACTTTAGTTCTAATTTCTGTTTTAAGTGCAAAATGTGACTATTTTTCAGATGAAAGCTCAGAATCGGAAGACGAGTCAGATTTCGGGAACGATGCGGAGTTCTCCGGTCGTCCCACTTCTGATGTAGACAGTGGGTGTGAAAGAGACAGCAACGTGTACAAGGAAGAGACGAGCGACAAAGTCGAGATTATGAGCGACACCACAGACAAGGTGATAATATAGGTGATGATAATATAGGTGGTAACGAAACAGTGGAAtgcccggtggatttacaagacggaagtcctgggttcgatccacggctgggccgattgagattttcttaattggttcaggtctggctagtggggaggcttcggccgtggctagttaccaccctaccggcaaaaacgtaccgccaagcgttttagcgttacggtacgatgtcgtgtagaaaccgaaaggggtgtggattgtccatcctactcccaacaagttagcccgcttccatctcagattacatcatcacttaccatcaggtgagattgtagtcaagggctaacttgtaaagaataaaaaaaggaataaaatatatcgcCCTCTCTTTCTCCAATGGCAACGTAAGAGCGagtgatattttaatatcaataatgATTGAAAATATCGTTGTCAGTTTGGTTGCAATGGTACGAAAGAGATATTTTAAAGTGTGAAAATGGAAGaaacagtataaataaaaatacatacagccaaacatTCGATCAAGTTATGTACTTacaccattgacctcttataataaaaggacgtaCAATCATGTCGAAAATTTCACTCAAAAACAATTTTGCTTTGCCAGTTTTAGAATTatcggtaaagaaaattatacctttctaatataaaaaatattaaatatagtccaataatcAATATCATTCccaattcagagcaaattcaaccttaaacaagtttaaggttgaatttgcaaatgcgactacttgaattgagtgccaaaaagttgtgtttggcactcattgagtggggatgttttttggtcgctgattgtgcatccactttttaataggagatcgataaCTAACACAAAAGATGAAGTACCAACTTAACTTggtttttgttttacttatttttccGTATTGtcagttgttaaaaataatatgctaGTCTTTTCTGTCATGTTAGGATGAGAAGTGCGAGCGAGAGGAAAATATCGACGCGGGTGAGTGCGAGCGAGAGAGCAGCACTGAAAATACGGAACTAGCGCTACAAGTGCGTGGACTGGCGTTAAGGAACATCGGTCATAGGCAGTCTTCCAATAACACTGTAagtcattatcaacacatattcggctcactgttgagctcgagtctcctctcagaatgagagcggttaggccaatagtccaccacgctggcccaatgcggattgtcagacttcacacacgcatagaaataagaaaattatctggtatgcaggtttcctcacgatgtttttccttcaccgtttgagacacgtgatatatgatttcttaaaatgcacacaactgaaaagttggaggtgcatccacaatactggattcgaacccacactttctggaatcggaggcagaggtcatccactgggctatcacggctctaacacTGTAAGTGCATAATCATAAATAGCAGAGCCTCAGTAACTCCACGTTGAAGCAGTCAGACTTCATTGATAGGTTCGATCACCTATAtccattttgtaaaatataaaatatattataggtcTACCAGAATCagttaaattttgaaagtgGTCACATTAAACAGTTTGGGAACCttctatttacataattatttagattGTCTATCATATCAATGTTAAACGGAAAGTTCCTTTTGCTCCTTTAGAACTCagaattttttttggaaaatttaaacttaaaggGAGAAGTAATTTTGCTTGCTGCTTTAAGAAACACTTTATAAATTGCTTTCTGGTTAACCTTAATAGGTAACCTACTGGACGAAAAAGACAAATGAAAGTGGTCACATCAAACAATTTGGGAAacttatatttacataattatttagattGTTTACCATATCAATGTTCAACATAATGTTCCTTTTGTTCCTTTAGAGACTAACTCAGAAAagattttcgaaaattttaatttaaagggaGAAGTAATTTCTATTGCTGCTCAAAGTATGGAACACttcggtttaaagatatttatttctccaaaaaagaacctactgttcacttaacttagagttaacatatggtcatttttgcagacagcatgcattattgtaataaaattttaattacattgttttttcaatattttgtcccaagtttgtgaggatgtaggatttaatcgatttcttgaatgcttttatgttgGTCAACTCCTTACTGGAGTTTGGAAGCTTGTTAGATAACTGAGCAGTAGAGCACCCtctcataatatgtttttatttccataggttTTTGTCTGTGGTcgccaaatattgattttagaGTTTGGGTTTGTTAGCCCTATGCTTAAATGTTATAGTAGAATGTACACTACATTCTACACGttggtcatgatttttttaattatgagacGGGTATTGTATGTGTAGTTCATAAATTTACTACCGCTTATAGGACGAAAAAGCCAAAACGGACCCCGAAAAAGGTCTGGGAGTCGAAGCGGCTACCCGCTGCGGGCGCGCGCTGCGGCATGCGCTACAGGGACTGAAGGCTTTGCACCATCTCACCATCAATAAATCCAAGGTCATTTAACTTTAAGACAAACTCTTCCGAAGGTATAGGCGTAGCTGCCGCGATATCAGTCGATGTTACGGGGCCTCTGGACTATAGTGGCCCCTTACGCGTGAAATTAAAACTGTCTAAAGTGTAGGTAAACCACTATCTCTtttcagaaagaaagaaagaaagaaaataaatttattcaaatttaaaagttacaaacagtaccctttcctaaagacagcatgtctgtctgtaacccttaaaaaagaaaggatgtacagctcagcatataccgtgtactatatacaagcataatacggtgctgattttcagctgagacccgtgtgacgccacagctaacataaaaaataaaaaatgtgaattgaattgaattagaAGCAGCAAATTTTCCCTGGTTAAGCTTGCGCCCAAGaattggaaacatcctacataggttaagtcactgtcccatttattttaagaaagcatttttgtttattttgtccTAAATCTTTACCCTTCTTTTGGACCCTACGCCACCGGACCGAAGGACTCCTTATGTCTACACAATctgtttatttttgtgtaattgaacatacggcaatcaaagtcacttgacatttttaaaaagtccGTTAAGGTTGAGGTTTCAttggctaatctctgaaattactaaaccaattctgattttatttaataataggaAGCCTATCTGTTCTTCATCTTCACCGAGTaaaatagactatattttatttccatactCCCACAgaaacgggaaatacgcgggtgaaaccgtaggCGTCTGCTAtctcaatataaaaaaacagtCATTGTCAGTCATTCCATCGAGTAACACTAAAAACTCACCTAACAGCTTAAATTAGTTTACTTATTAAATTGTTAAgctaaacaatttaattaattctgtATTTTGACCAATCGTGTACAATAACTAGCAAAACTCAACAGGAGGAGGAGCGGGAACGTCTAAAACAACAGATTATAATAGAGGAGCAAAACCCCAAAATGGCGAACCCTTACGAACCGATTAAAATGAACTACGAACCGTTGAAACGTACCAAAGACACGAAAGAGCACGTCTCTAGAAGCAGGCGACGCAAGAGGGAGAAAAAGGTCGACAAATCTAAAAACTACTTGATAGAGACAAATTCGACCATAGACAAAAACGCTATTCTAGTGCGCAAAGACAAAAAAACGATTCCCACTTGGCACGAACCGAATAGAGACGACAATTTCGCTTGGAAACTACATTTAAAGActttattatatgaaaaaatttgTCTTGCATATGCAACATTGGCCGAATACAGTTACTCGCATGAACAGTATGGGTTTTCCTTGAAATATATAGACATGGCCAATAAATGCCAAAGGTTGTTAAGTAATATGATAATTAAAAGCAGAGTGGTCGATGCCAGTTGTCTCATTGGTCGTGTTGGTGACAATTATTTCCAATTGAGCAAACATTGGCCGAATTTGGCGCAGTTCAGGATACAGTTTGAAAGGGACCACGAGATTGATGGTCAGATAAAAATGGAGATTGAGAATGATATGGCTGAGGAGTTGGACGGAGAGGTTGGAGAGGAGTTTGAGCTTGGTgagatttttgtgtttttttgtgAATGTGTCTGTGacccactgcaggatataggccttttgtagggacttacaaaAATCACGAACCTGCGCCGCCTGCATCCGGCGAAtcgctgcgactcgcttgatgtcgtcagtccacttggtgtcgatcaacactgcgctttatagtgcagggttgccattccagcacctataTCTATCAAtcgaactacgtgccccgcccattagCACCGCGACTCGTGGAGCTATGTCAGAGGTTTTGATTCTTCTGAAGATCTTCTAAATTCTGATGGAATGCGCTATGCTCAGAAATACTCTGAGCATAGCGCATTCCATTGCCCGCTGTCTTTCTCTAAATCTTTTTGCcataccagaataagtgattactttaagttgcataattaggtagtctttacaccaaatacactaatttttataactatgtatgtgttcattagtcgttatatttttcactatcccccaCCCGTATAGTCcctttcccgtctaagacgcgtttttagttgggtccctgcgaaatggtattaaacgggttctactgtactCCATTTGATGGTCTCCACAAACGGTGATATGAGAgcctcgtcagtccatctgctGGGTGCACCACTGGAATGTGGTTAGCAgatggggagactgactggcgctagcctcccccttacagcCCTTGTAACATACGGTTATGTATTCGTCAGAGATAAAGCTACCCGACAGCGAGACTAAAGCAATGCTCTGTTATGTATTTGTCAGAGATAAAGCTGCCAGACAGCGAGACTAAAGCAATGCTCTGTTATGTATTATCAGAGATACAGCTGCCCGACAGCGAGACGGAGGCGATGCTGTCGGCGTGCGCGTACTACcggcgcgcgggcgcggcgaGCGCGGACGACGCGCGCAAGCGGGACGAgctgcggcgccgcaccgcgtCCGTGTGCAACGAGCTCGCCGTGCGGTACATGAACGATGCGCAGCGTgagttgagtttttttttttgattgtgcaAGTGCCGACCGCAGaagcattattaataataatttatttatttgctataaACATGggttatacatatttttatggttagtaaaattaaacatacatttCGATCCAAACATGTTTTGCCGTTAAATCGCTTTCGCAATAAgattattatactatattatgCTACAAAAGggaaacaaaataacaataaaaaaaatcaataaaagagaaatgtcatgtcataatttttaaaatgtcgaTGATTACAATTATTAGTCAaaatttttgttgaaaataGTCTTTCATttcccgaaggcagaagcagaagatgtgATCGGAAcgactctaagggcgtctcctctgagactcggacctcggcttacaGGACCATTCTGTAACGGTTGAGGAGATCCTGGGTTTTaacccacgtctgggtgacatCAGATATTGGAAACCTCATCTTCGCTGGATGACGCtgcgtagcttgtgtttgtgttgcctgccAAGTATTGTCGGTCGTTTCCTGGGAAGTATTGTCGGTCGTTttctgggaagcattgtcggtcgttttctgggaagcattgtcggtcgttttCTGGGAAGCATTGTCAGTCGTTTCCTGGAAAGCATTGCCGATCGTTTTCTGGGAAGCACTGTCGGTCGTttcctgggaagcattgtcggtcgtttcctgggaagcgttgtcggtcgtttcctgggaagcattgtcggtcgtttcctgggaagcattgtcggtcgttttctgggaagcattgtcggtcgttttCTGGGAAGCATTGTTGGTCGTttcctgggaagcattgtcggtcgttttCTGGGAAACATTGTCAGTCGTttcctgggaagcattgtcggtcgtttcctgggaagcattgtcggacgtttcctgggaagcattgtcggtcgttttCTGgaaagcattgtcggtcgttttGAGTGCAatgcctcattagtgcgttgctTTACGTCGTTGCAACGGATTAACGTAATATGCCACACCTGCGCTGTGTTGAAATTCGTCGTAGCGCAAAAGAACGCACGAATATAGTAAGCCTCAGTAATCTGAGGTTCTAACACGAAAAACCTCGCTACACTTCAGGGCTTCGTCGAAGCGTCTATGGCGCTtacattatcaatccatatgcggctcacttctgagctcgagtctcttctcagaatgagaatatataacaaatagtccaccacgctggcccaatgcggattggcaaactccacacacgcagagaatgaaaaaattctttggtatgcaggtttcctcacgatgttcttccttcaccgtttgagacacgtgatatttaatttcttaaaatgtacacaactaaAAAGGAAGAGAGAAGATCCACTAGAAGATCAATCACGGTTTATCAATCAATTTATGcatatgaaatttattttagtcTTAACAGAATTTACCAGAAACACAAAACTGTCTTTAGATGATCTAAAGACagttttgtgtttctgtttctaGAGATCTATGTGAAATACCTCGAGGAGTCGGACCAAAGGGACGAAAGCTCCAAGCTGATGTACAAGCAGTTCAGCGTACTGTCCCGTCGATCCTCCGAGTGTCTGGACGAGGCGACCGCGATATTCACGCAAGTCAACGACGTGCCCAACTTGGCGCTCCTCTACTGCAACAAGGCGCGCTACATGCGCTTCAGGGCGCACTGCGTACAAGGCGGCTTCAAGTGAGTACACATCATATTCaggtcactgttgagcacgtctCTCCTTTCATAATGAGAAtgaggctaatagtctaccacgctggcctaatgcagacgtgcagacttcacacatgcaaagaattgaaaaattcaGGTTTCcccatgatgtttttccttcaccctttgcgacacgtgatatttaatttcttaaaatgcacattcctgaaaagttgaaggtgaaTAAGGCGAATCTGCGCCCTCCGattcgaaggcaaaggtcatatctgATGGATACACTTGTAACAATACACGAGTAGAACTAATAACAACCTATGGACTTGTTTTTGGTGTTCTTTACGTGAGTGTGGCTGGCTTTTATGGCCATGTAGGCCATAAGCCATTGTTGGaaactcagactaaatacataaggactagtatcgcactcaaattcacgaacaaaattttctgccattttctaaggaaaacgagcttagatttcatacatatcttattcTAAACTCTGCTAGTTTAgaataagatatgtatgaaatcttgttcgttttttacagcatttaagtatacaaaaaggtatttttacggaggtttttaaccgacggacacgattgtaaactgtgaaacatcgattctatagagacagtgtttataatcgcataagatcgttgatcatatactttggcagaaaaataatgtcttgcgaggcaggtctttatgtaattagtctgaggttggAAATGACAACTGACATTAAACTCGCTCAAACAATATCCTGGGCTGGGCTATCACCAAAATGTTACAGTTCGGAGAAGCGCAGCCTGTACAGCGAGGCGGAGGAGCTGTACCGGTCGGCGCTCAAGCTGCTGGGGCCGCGCGAGTCGTGCGGCGCCACGTCGGTGTGGGACCTGGTCTCCTGGGAGCTGTCCTGCCACCTCTACACGCGCGCCGTGCTCATGCAGGACTGTCCGGGGGTGTACGCCAATGTGAGCTGCTCGTTATTGTACTGTACGACTTgagatataaggcgctcgttgTGCGAAATGCAACCATAGCCAGGGACCTGAAGATTGAAAGCCTGGATGAATTCGTTGGGTGGCTCGCGGAAAAACTTTTTCTGCGAGCGGACACAGCGACTTCGACGTCCATCAGGGGCATAGCCCCATATCACAGGAGATCCCCCGATAAGAAAGCATTCCCTCGGGATGCTATTCTAAAAACATAGACTCCCCTAACTAAAGTTTTCCTTAGAAGGTATCTTTCACCTTCTATCATTTCTCGCAGACTACCATTTTCCACAGTGGCTTAACCACATTCACCGGGGCCGGGCTTCCCACAAGCGGGACTAACCCAGGCCAGGTGATCTTCCCTGATCACCCACTTTCAGCCTGTAAACGGCTACCCAATGACCCTGACCGTATTCACGGCAGGCGTCTGCAACCAAAAAGGGAAAGGGGCAAAGGGGACCAACCCCGGAACTGTTTCCTCCACACCCTTGCGAGTGTGTGACACGGATAGCTAGGACGGTacacttcagtgtgctcgtgacgttcgagccgtcTACATTTTTTGGTGTGTAATTCTTTTTGGGTTACCtgtgataggcggggagagtgacttgagtggaaaaggggagtgttggttaagtGTCAAAAACGTCTTTAACCCtatacacaacgttcacaagtgcgtgacgtcactcaaggtcattctctgtcattccagggtcttattttggttacagtttgatttgttaattaagttgtgtTAATTaagtgaatcataacctttgttcgacattggttttcttatctttgtaatccacttctgattCTGCTAAAAGTACATTTTAGTATGATATCCGGcataacaaatatataccctGATTATGATTCTAACAATATTATAACATGCCGGgaagcagcgacagtgattctACGATTactttgtggtagaggaaacatatTTAGCTTGTCCCacgacttgtgaccttgagagcaTTAACGAGATGCgaaaacactcaccttccctgaaCAATTTAAGATAAACAATAGTTACGACACAAAACttaattgcacaaaatcactaacgtgactggcagcgtgacggtatctacgctgcctaacaaacaactgagctcaagtcatcaaataccctcataaataatgaatgttaataccacctggaATCGAATAACTTGTAACAATAAAGTCCTTCTTCCTTTGCTTCTCAGGAGGTGACAGAAGTGGCGGAGGCGTTCAAGCACGCGCTCAAGTACTGTCTGCTGAGTCCGGGCCCGCGCCAGTACCTCTACCAGTTCCGCGCCGCCATGATCTACCACCGGCTCGGCTCGCTCTACCACTCGCAGTACAGGTGagagagagtcgttccgcccatctcttcttCGGCTTTTGCCTTCGGGCCTCATAAGGCCCCTCGGcaacgctgctgaggtcccattaagaagTCTACAACGGAACGTACTGTGCTTCTCAGGATGTAAAGGAATGTCGCCGTTACCACCGGCTCGGTTGTGCTTTTCAGGAAGTGGCCCGAGTTATTTTAAATCTATGATATCTACTATGGTATTCATTGAAAGCAAACAATGTTAAGAGCAATTTTGTTCAAAATGAAATGAGGATTAATAAGCT encodes:
- the LOC112043994 gene encoding erythroid differentiation-related factor 1 isoform X2, whose product is MMVHRVENTLLLDDFDVYEYLMKSEWSWLKDFFYENILKTMSEKERMALTLAPRPSSALQLTHKFLSHSVAHRPQPLPSETPHPPMCLPGPFLPEPETRPEASEPTNEQNFNRNVHWTFEDIHMLIGSNLPIFGDKDRPCVSLRLRDARESINVLTGIDYWLDNLMCNVPEVLMCYHLDGIVQKYEPMKTEDLPNMENSRFSPKVIRNVAQNILSFLKSNATKAGHTYWLFKGPHDDVVKLYDLTTLCPDAMDNPFTTPVAMLLYRVARNMRLMNRSKHVRQLLEHVVELLKVERYPQIVASSHYMLSDLYVPAITNPACPNFKDESSESEDESDFGNDAEFSGRPTSDVDSGCERDSNVYKEETSDKVEIMSDTTDKDEKCEREENIDAGECERESSTENTELALQVRGLALRNIGHRQSSNNTDEKAKTDPEKGLGVEAATRCGRALRHALQGLKALHHLTINKSKEEERERLKQQIIIEEQNPKMANPYEPIKMNYEPLKRTKDTKEHVSRSRRRKREKKVDKSKNYLIETNSTIDKNAILVRKDKKTIPTWHEPNRDDNFAWKLHLKTLLYEKICLAYATLAEYSYSHEQYGFSLKYIDMANKCQRLLSNMIIKSRVVDASCLIGRVGDNYFQLSKHWPNLAQFRIQFERDHEIDGQIKMEIENDMAEELDGEVGEEFELEIQLPDSETEAMLSACAYYRRAGAASADDARKRDELRRRTASVCNELAVRYMNDAQQIYVKYLEESDQRDESSKLMYKQFSVLSRRSSECLDEATAIFTQVNDVPNLALLYCNKARYMRFRAHCVQGGFNSEKRSLYSEAEELYRSALKLLGPRESCGATSVWDLVSWELSCHLYTRAVLMQDCPGVYANEVTEVAEAFKHALKYCLLSPGPRQYLYQFRAAMIYHRLGSLYHSQYRVTREDGPRRRSLLSATCAQYEKAAMQFAALEDAAMFLTVRLEHVAALEAHAAVSPNVKLKSLQNAIELLRQCHSIMKVLKDRDPEEHKETPKPEEADEKTLKNEHSLLALYENRLHFILKNIIQYCISKSNKDYEKMTDMYKKLYSASLRIRKDDNIRAYASSICDVLVSMDGISKDFE
- the LOC112043994 gene encoding erythroid differentiation-related factor 1 isoform X3; its protein translation is MCLPGPFLPEPETRPEASEPTNEQNFNRNVHWTFEDIHMLIGSNLPIFGDKDRPCVSLRLRDARESINVLTGIDYWLDNLMCNVPEVLMCYHLDGIVQKYEPMKTEDLPNMENSRFSPKVIRNVAQNILSFLKSNATKAGHTYWLFKGPHDDVVKLYDLTTLCPDAMDNPFTTPVAMLLYRVARNMRLMNRSKHVRQLLEHVVELLKVERYPQIVASSHYMLSDLYVPAITNPACPNFKDESSESEDESDFGNDAEFSGRPTSDVDSGCERDSNVYKEETSDKVEIMSDTTDKDEKCEREENIDAGECERESSTENTELALQVRGLALRNIGHRQSSNNTDEKAKTDPEKGLGVEAATRCGRALRHALQGLKALHHLTINKSKEEERERLKQQIIIEEQNPKMANPYEPIKMNYEPLKRTKDTKEHVSRSRRRKREKKVDKSKNYLIETNSTIDKNAILVRKDKKTIPTWHEPNRDDNFAWKLHLKTLLYEKICLAYATLAEYSYSHEQYGFSLKYIDMANKCQRLLSNMIIKSRVVDASCLIGRVGDNYFQLSKHWPNLAQFRIQFERDHEIDGQIKMEIENDMAEELDGEVGEEFELEIQLPDSETEAMLSACAYYRRAGAASADDARKRDELRRRTASVCNELAVRYMNDAQQIYVKYLEESDQRDESSKLMYKQFSVLSRRSSECLDEATAIFTQVNDVPNLALLYCNKARYMRFRAHCVQGGFNSEKRSLYSEAEELYRSALKLLGPRESCGATSVWDLVSWELSCHLYTRAVLMQDCPGVYANEVTEVAEAFKHALKYCLLSPGPRQYLYQFRAAMIYHRLGSLYHSQYRVTREDGPRRRSLLSATCAQYEKAAMQFAALEDAAMFLTVRLEHVAALEAHAAVSPNVKLKSLQNAIELLRQCHSIMKVLKDRDPEEHKETPKPEEADEKTLKNEHSLLALYENRLHFILKNIIQYCISKSNKDYEKMTDMYKKLYSASLRIRKDDNIRAYASSICDVLVSMDGISKDFE